In Haliscomenobacter hydrossis DSM 1100, the DNA window CATCTCCTGCCAATTCCATTTCGCGTTTTAAGCCTTCTTGTTCAATTTGCCGCTTGAACAAGCGCTTGTTTTCCATGGCCACTGCAATGATGTTGGTAATGGTGGTGATGATTTGCACTTTGTTGTACATGTCATCGTCTTCGGCAAAGCCACCAATAAAAACGTACGCAATCGCGGTGTCTTTGTGGCGGACTGGAATGACCACATCAAACTGACGCATGAGCGCGGATTCGGTTTCTTCCAGGTTGCGCAGGCGGGTGTATTGGGGTAGATATCCCGTGATGTCCTCACTCAATAAATTGGCGGGAATACCCAGGGAAGTGGCGCAGCGCCACTCCTCTTCTTCTTTGACAAAAAGGGCCATTTTTTTAATGCCCATTTCCCAACTCAAAAACGAACTGTACATGTCGTACAACTCCGCACCCGAAACATTGTTGTTGATGGCCTGAGTAATGCTCAACAGGCGATTGATCTGCAATTGTTTCAAATGCAGTTCTTTTTCCAAGTTCTCAACGTTGGACAGCCGGTTGCGGATTTCAGAAAACTCAGCCATAATCGCGATTAACTAAAAAATTGAACACTAGTGTGATCGTTTTACACCGTGAAGATAAAGTGGAGAAAGGAAAAATAAACGTTTTTTGTGAAATGGTGTTATTATCTTACTTAAATTTGTTTGTTTTTATCCTTGTTGATTGGCCCTACCCTTGGTTTTCTATTTTCCAAACCGGCAAAGAACCCTCGAGAATGTTCATACAACTCCTCCTAGCCATTTTTCCGGCCATTCTAATTGCATGGATCATTTATCGCTCCGATCGGCATGAGCGGGAGAAGTGGTTCCCACTCACCTTGTGTTTTTTTCTGGGGATGCTGATTACCATTCCGGTAATGAAAGTGCAGGAAACATTTTACAACTGGGGTATTGACGACCCCGAAAATTTATTCTGGGTTTGTTTCAATTCATTTCTGGTCGTAGCCTTCACGGAAGAATTGTTCAAGTTTTTAGCTTTATTCTGCTTTCCTTACTGGCGCCCTTTTTTTAATGAACCGCTGGATGGCATCATTTACGCAGTGATGATTAGCATGGGTTTTGCCCTATTGGAAAATGTGCTATACGCCATGGAATTTAGCATCTCCACCACGGCTTTGAGGGGAATCACTGCAGTACCGGCACATGCCGTTTTTGCGACCATGATGGGGTACTTTGTTGGAAAATCAAAATTCAAGACCCAGCGCAAAACCCAAGGTCGGTTTCTGATCATGGGTTTAGGCATAGCGGTATTGGTGCATGGGCTGTATGATTTTTTCATCATCCAGGAATTCTACGATTGGCTCATCCTTTTGGCCATCGTGACCTTAGTGATCAGCATCTTTTTTGCCATGCGCATGTTCAAAGAGGAGCAGGAGAAATCGGCTACACTTTGGCAAAAAAATCATCCAGAAGAAACCATTGATGAGTCTGAAGAAATTGAATCGAACCCTTAAAACGAGCGCATGTTGCAAAGCGTCGGGATCGGGCCATTGCAAAAAAATGGACTTTCTCCTTTCTGCTTTGACATTTTTGTATAATTTTACCGGAAAGTGAAAATTTTTAAAGCAGTGGATTCAATTCATCGCTTCAAAGTTGAAGGCATCGCGGGAAAGAAGATCGATTTCGCTGATTTTAAAGGCAAGAAAATACTCGTGGTCAATGTAGCTTCAGAATGTGGCTACACCCCACAATATGCACAATTGCAAGAGCTCTACGAAACTTATAAAGAAAAATTGGTCATCGTGGGGCTACCCTCCAATGACTTTGGGGGACAAGAGCCCGGCTCTAATGCAAGCATCGCAAATTTTTGTAAAATGCGTTACGGGGTTAGTTTCCCCATGACCACCAAAGTTCACATAAAGGGTGTAGAAATTCATCCTTTGTACCATTGGTTGACCCATAAAAGTCAAAATGGCGTGATGGATTCGGAGGTCAAATGGAATTTTCAAAAATACTTGCTGAACGAAGATGGTCAACTCATCGATACTTTTCCTTCCTCACTTAGTCCACTTGAAGAGCCCCTTCTAAGTCGGATCAGTGAATAAAACCTTCTACCTGAAGCACTTTTTGTAGTTACTGCACGGATGCTGGTGTTCGTTTTTATACAATGAACATCCGGCACTTAACCCTAAAGTCAGCATGCGCTTTCAGGACATCGTAGGACAAACAAATACAATTGGCACTTTGCAGTACATGGTTGATGCCAACCGTTTACCGCATGCGTTATTGTTGCTGGGTCCTGCTGGTATTGGCAAGCGTACCCTGGCCTTGGCGCTTATTCAGTACCTGCTTTGTACCAATCGAAGCGACGGGGACTCGTGTGGGCAATGTCCTTCTTGCCTCAAAACTTCGAAACTGATCCATCCCGATGTTCATTTCTCCTTCCCGGTGGTTGGTGCAGGCATGACCAGTGACAAGTTTATGCCCCAGTGGCGGCAGGCCATCCACGAAAATCCCTACATGGATAGCAATCAATGGTTGCAATTGATTGGCGCGGAAAACAAACAAGGCAACATCAACAAGGATGAGTGCCAAAACATCATCCGCAAACTCAGTCTCAAAACCTTTGAAGCTCCGGTTAAAACCTTGATTCTCTGGCTGCCCGAATATTTGGGCAACGAGGGCAACCGCCTGCTCAAATTGATTGAAGAACCACCACCGCAAACCCATTTTATCCTGATTGCTGAAAACTCCGAGTTGATCCTCAATACGATCCTCTCCCGTTGTCAGTTGGTCAAAATTCCTTTGCTCAAAGATCAGGATGTAGTAGATGGCTTGTCACGTTGGGAACTCGGTACCAACGATAAGGCCTGGGGCATTGCCCACCTGGCCAATGGCAATTTCAATGAGGCGATCACTATTGCGGGCAATAAAGTGAGCAATGATGCTGGTCTGCTGTTGGACTGGCTGCGCAAATGTTACAAAGGCTACGGCCCGGATTTGGTAAAGTGGAGTGAAAGCTTTGCCACTCTGGGAAGAGAAAACCAGAAGCATTTTTTGCTTTATGGCTTACACTTCATGCGTGAATTCCTCATCATGCTGGCTACCGGCAGCTCCAACGCCCGACTACAGGCTGAGGAACTGAGCAGTGCCCAGAATTTGGCGAAAGTGCTGAACATAGACCAAGTTGAACAAATAGTACGTTTATTCAACGATTGTTATCAATACGTGGAGCGGAACGCCAACCCAAAAATTCTTTTTTTGGACGCTTCCATCCAACTACATAAAACCATGAAACGATGGGATGTTTAGGTTGTACAAGTTGTGGAACCAGTAGCGGAACCAAAGGTTGCAACAGCAATGGCGGCTGTTCAACGGGTGGTTGCAACCGCCTCAATACTTATGACTGGCTGTCCAGTTTGGATATCATCGATATCGATCCGCTGAATATAGTAGAACTGAGTTTCAAAAATGGCGTACGAAAACAGTTTTATCGGGTAGCCGATCAAGTACGCGTCGTCACGGGCGATATGGTCGTAGCCGAAACGGGAAATGGATATGATGTGGGCAAAGTGAGCCTTTCGGGTGAACTGGTGCGCTTACAAATGAAACGACGCCGGGTTGACGAACGTTCTTTGACCAATTTTGTGCTGCGCCGTGCCAACGAGCGCGACCTTGAACGCCTTCAGGAGGCTCGGGAAGCCGAGCTACCAACGATGGTCAGAGCCCGTGCTATTGCCCGTACGCTTGGCTTGGACATGAAAGTTGGCGATGTAGAATATCAGGGCGACAAGCGTAAAGCTACTTTTTATTATACCGCAGATGGTCGGGTAGATTTCCGGGAATTGATTCGGCATTTTGCCAAGGAATTCCGGGTAAAAATTGAAATGCGCCAAATCGGTGCCCGTCAAGAATCCGCCCTGATTGGGGGTATCGGATCTTGTGGACGCGAATTGTGCTGCTCTACCTGGCTGACCGACTTCAAATCGGTCTCTACTGCGGCAGCCCGGTACCAAAACCTGGCCATCAATCAGGTGAAACTATCGGGTCAATGTGGCCGACTCAAGTGCTGTCTCAACTATGAGCTGGATACTTATCTGGACGCATTGTCGGATTTTCCCAGTGGTGCTGATCGCCTGGTGACCCAAAAGGGTTCAGCGACCTTGATCAAAACCGATATTTTCAAAAAAATACTCTACTACGTTTATGACCACGAACGTGGCCGTGGAGCGATCTATCCGCTGGATCTGAGCAAGGTGAAGGAGATTCAGGAAATGAATTCCCGGGGTGAAAAGCCAGAACAGTTTGACGTTGCTGCCACCACCAATTTTGTCCCTGAAGAAGATGTATTTGTGGACGTAACGGGTGAAATCGAACTTCCCGACGACAAAAAACGCCGCAAAAAGAAAAAGAAAAAACGGCCACAAGAGCGAGGTGGAGAAGGGGATACCCAAAATCGGGATGAGCGGCCGAGATCACCAGGTGGTCAAAATCAGGGACAAGGCCGATCTGAAAACCGTCGCCCCGATCAGCAGCGCAGCAACCAACAACCGCCAAGAGGGAACAATAATCCTACTCAGGAACCCAGAGGTAAGAATCCACAGGGACCAAGGCCGAATAACGACCCAAACAACCGCAGCGGAGGCAACCCACAAGGACCAAGACCCAATAACGATCCAAACAATCGCAATAGTGGAGGTGGCAATGCTGGTGGAGGAGGACGTCCCAACCCACGGCCACCACAGCCCCCGCGCCCACCGCAAAACCAGGGTGAAACGGGAAACAAAAACAATCCGCCAGAGAACAATGCCGGTGGAAGTGATACTCCAGCCCAAGGTCAGGGAGGAGATAACCGGAGAAGAAAGAACAAGCGCCGCCGGTAGGGGCATCCCTGTGTGGGTGCCCTTACATTGGGCGACCACACAGGGTCGCCCTTACATTTTTCCGGCCACGGCTGTTGCAATACCCGCCATTTCTTCAGGACTTACCTCTACGGGTGGTTTGGTAAAAGTGATGTCTTGCAGGCTATTGAGCGGAATCAGGTGGATGTGCACGTGCGGCACTTCGATTCCGATCACCGCCATACCAATGCGTTTGCAGGGTACCGTAGCTTCCAGGGCTTTGGCGACTTTTTTGGCAAACAAATGCAAGCCCGTCAGTTGCTCATCTTCCAGGTCAAAGATGTAGTCTACTTCTTTTTTAGGAATGACCAAAGTGTGCCCCACGGCCATGGGACGAATGTCTAAAAAAGCGAAATAATCCTCGGTTTCTGCAACCTTGTGGCAAGGGATTTCGCCATTGATGATGCGGGTAAATATAGAAGCCATGTTGTTGATGTGCTAATTTACTGATGTGCTAATGGGTTAATGTGCTAATCTACATCAGCACATTAACCCAACAGCACATTAACCCATTAAATAGAGATATCGACGATTTTGAATTGCATGTCTCCATTAGGCGTTCTTACCGTAGCGGTTTCGCCGATGGTTTTGCCCAAAAGACCTTGTCCCATGGGAGAACTTACCGAAACCTTTTTGGCTTTGAGGTCAGCTTCCGATTCAGATACCAACTGGTAAGTAATTTTGGCTTTATTTTTCGTGTTCATGATGGTCACTTTAGCCAAAACAGTAACTTTTGATGTATCTACCTCACTAGCATCCAATACCCGGGCATTGGCCAGCTGTTTTTCCAAGTCATTGATGCGCAATTCCAATAAACCTTGTGCCTCTTTTGCTGCATCGTATTCGGCATTTTCAGAAAGGTCTCCTTTTTCACGCGCCTCGGCAATTGCGCGAGCCGCTTCTGCACGACCCCGTGTTTTCATATCGTCAAGCTCTCCCGTCAATCTTTCAAATCCTTCCTTGGTTAAATAGTTGATTGTCATAACACATAAATTTTCCAATGATTAAACGCCTTCCCCAGCCGGGCCTATTTGCCGACCGAATTCCAATTTTCATCCTTGTTGTAATGGGAAAATCGCAACTTGGACTACAAGATTTGGGTGGGTTGTGAACTGTAACTTTTTTTTGATGGGTTACAGTTTTGCTTGTCATCAAACCGCTGGGGACTTACAGTCTGCCCAATCTGTGGGTTCCTGCGTAGAAAAAAAACAAGAACGCTTCCATCCTGTCCGGATGAAAACGTTCTTTTGGTTCTTTGTGCAAATATATAATAAAATAGTCGTAATGCGCAAGTGAAAAGCGCGTAAGGATGCAAAGAGTGCAATTTTTTTGCACCCGGATTAAGTATTCAGTGGTTTGTTTTGATTTATGAAATAAAATGTTTAATTTTCGCGTCGGATTTAAAACTCCTTCAATGCCTTTCAATTAGCAGATTACACAGCCTCTGATTATTTTTTTACCAACAACAGAGGCTAGTTATGAAGTACACACCACGTCAATTCAGTTTTGCGCAATACCTGATGCGTCGCGTCGGGTTTTTGCATCAACAAGACATCGATGCTTATTTGCAGCACTTGCTTTTGGTCAAGGGGCGCTACCATGTTAATCCTAAAGCCAAAAACCCTTTCAAACGCTGGCATTATTCAGCCAAAGCATGTATGGATGCGCTATTGGCCGAAGTTGAACTCAAAAAATCGCCAAAACAGATTCCTTTGCGTCAACCATCAGGCCCATATTTTTCCGCTACCAGTCTGGCGCGTTATGCTTTTTGTGTGTCAGCGTTTTCAATTGCTGACGCATTTGAGCAAGGTTCTGCGGTATCCAACGAATGGATCAAACTTGGAGAAAATCTGCACCAAACCCTGCGTTTGAGCGCACAACATGCCAACTATGGAGAAAATCGAGATCCCTTTTACCGTCGAGCCTGGCAAAACCCAGCCATTGGTAAAATTTTTCGATCTGAACCCATTTATATGGGGCATGCGGAGTTGGCAAAGTTGTTTTTCAACGATGAAACCGGTTTTGCGGGTAGTCCTGACTATATTTTTAGAGACAGGGAAGGATTATTCTTTGTCGTGGAAGAAAAATTCATCCAACAGCGCGATCCCATGAATCCTTCAGCATTAAGGCTGGATAAGGAAGAACTAAAGGGCATTTTGGAAGAAAAAAATTTGGAAAGGCAACAACAGTGGGAAAAACTGGCCTTTTATTTTTTCGACAACCACATCGTGCAAGTGCTCGCCTATCTGTATAACCTCGTTGAGTATCCGCTGAGCTACGGTTATCTGGTGTATTGGCTATACGATTTTAAGGATGGCGAACCCTATGTACACAAGGCCGGGGTAAAAAAACTGAGCTTAACCAACGAGACCATGGCCCTGTATCAGCGCTACCTCAACGAAATGCAAACGTTCAAAGAGCGAGGCAATATTAATTTTGATGTGCTGAAGGTCAATGCAAAAAAGTGTGCGGCCTGCTCGCTTAGCCCTTACTGTATGCACAAAACCAAACGTTTCCATACTGTGCATTATCCTTATCGGAGTGCCGACTTGCGTGTGTATGCCGCCGAATTTCCCAGTGTTTTGCGGAGTGAATTGCCCGGAAACGGTTTCTAGACCAGCATGAATTACCAAATCTGGTATTGTTCCAGCTGGATGGCCTCCCCGTAAAACAAACGGGTCGTCTCTTCAAAAGATTTGGTGTAATCGGAAACGTAAAAACGGTGGGGATGCTGCTTTTCAGGATTGAGCAATCCGTTTTGTGCAAGTTTGAAGGCCACCTCTTCGGCCACAACCCGAGTAGAGTCAAAAACCTCAACCTGGTGCTGAAAATAATCGTCAATTTCCGGACGAATCAAGGGGTAATGGGTACAGGCGAGCAAGAGGGCTTCAATGTCTACAAATCCAGGGTGCGCGAGGTACATATCCAAAATGGCCTTACTGGCCTGGTTGTGTACAAAGCCTTCTTCAATCATCGGTGCCAGTAGTGGGGTTGCCAAGGATTCTACATTCAGCGTGGGTGATACCCGGTGTAGTTGTTTGTGGTAAATACCCGATTGGACAGTGGCTTTGGTGGCAATAACGCCTACTTTGTCGAAGCCTCTTTTGGCAACTGCGCTGACCAGGGGATCTACCACATTGACAAACAAGGCTTGATCCCGAAAAAACTCCAGGAGCACGTCATAACCCGCCGATGAGGCAGAATTACAAGCGACCACGATCATTTTACACCCTTGATCGAGCAGGAATTTACTGATGCGCAAACAATAATAGCGGATGGCGTCGGCAGATTTGTCGCCGTAAGGAAGGTGGGCAGTATCGCCAAAATAAATGATTTCTTCGTTCGGTAACTTTTTAACGATGGCATTGGCAACCGTTAAACCTCCAATTCCAGAATCAAAAACGCCAATAGGTTGGGATGCGGTAGTCATTTAAGGTTCGAGGGTTCGAGGGTTCGGGAGGTCGAGGGTTCGGAGGTTCGGAGCCATAAACCCACCAACCTTCGAACCCACGAACCTTAAAACCCTGCTTTTTACTGCGTAAGTCCCAGCTTTTTCTTTACCAATGGAGCTACATCCATAGCTGCATCAAAATAAAGCAAAATGCCTTGGTCGAAGACGTACTGGTATCCATTTTCGGTTGCAACCGCTTTAACCGCTGCATTGAACTCGTCCAAAATCGGCTTCAACAGCGCATCTCTTTTGGTTTGCAGTTGCTGCGTCATTTCTTGCTCGTAAGCCAGAATCTTTTGACGCTCTTCCTCCAACTTTTTTTCTTCTTCTTCCTGAGCCTTTGGTGGTACTTCACCAGCCTCTACTCTCTTCTGAAAGTCCTGTACTTTAGTCTGAAAGGCAGTGACCATATCCTGGCCTTTCTTTTGCAATTGCTTTTGGAAAGCCTCCATGTCCGAATCAGCCTGCTTCACCTTTGGCAACTCTGCCATCATGGCTTGAGAATTAATATAGCCAAACTTTTGGGCTTGTAGGGCTACCGTACAAAGTAAAGCGATGATTAAAAAACTGCCAGTCTTCATAAACTTGCTCATTGTTGTCCGTATTTGCGATTATAAATTTTCGATCCGTTCGAAAACCGCGCAAAAATAATCTTTTTCGGATTATTTCAAGCGATTGATAATATCCTCCGTCTTGTCGTACTGAGGGTTAGAAAAAATCATGCCCGCCGAGCCACCTTTGTCAAAGATAAAATCGTAACCCCGTTCTTTGGCGTACGCTTCAATCGCGGCATAAACGCGGTCTTGAATGGGCTGCACCAGTTCTTTGCGGCGCAAGAAAAGATCTCCGTCGGGAGAAAAGCGTTTGCGTTGCATTTCGCGCACTTCTTTTTCCTTGTTCATGATCTCGTCTTCACGTTGCCTGCGGGCCTCATCACTCAAAAGGACTTGCTCTGCTTGAAAACGGTTGTATAGGCTCTTAATTTTGTCGTATTCCTGCGCAATTTCTTGTCGCCAACGGGATGCCATTTTGTCCAATTCCTCTTCAGCGGCCTTGTATTCGCCGACGCTTTCGAGGATACGTGATACGTCTACACTGGCAATGCGTTGCGCCTGAACCGCCATGGCGAAGGCTGGAACTAAGGCCAGTACCAATAGTGCTTTCTTAATGAGGTTGAATGTTTGCTCCTTCATGGAAGATTCTTTTTGTTTTTGTGACGAAAATATGCAATAATGTAACGGAATGTAAGTCGAAAAGGAAAGGGGATGTGCCGGGTTTAACGAATGCTTAACCAAGGAGGGTTCGAGGGTTCGTGAGTTCGAGGGTTCGTGAGTTCGAAGGTTCGGGGGTTCCAGCCCATACCTTGACTGGGGTCTGGAACCCCCGAACTCACTAACCTACGAACCCTCTTTCTGCCAATTCCTCACCCAAACATCCGTCTGGGTGTAAGGGATTTCGATTTTATTTTCGCGAAACTTTTGCTCAATCCCTAAGCGGATATCACTTTTTACATCTTCGATGCGCATGAATTCATTCGACCAGAAATAGACTTCAAAATCCAGGCTGGAATGGCCGAACAACACCAGGCGGGCACTGACTTCGGGGGTGGGTAAAACTTTAGGGTGATTTTGGGCAACTTCTTTGAGCAATTTCATAACTAGCTGGGTGTCTGCCCCATAAGCTACACCTACCTCTACCTGGAAACGAGCAAGGTCATCACCGTGGCTCCAGTTGGTCACGTTGTCGATGACCAATTTGGAATTAGGTACGATTACACTGCGGTTGTCGCGGGTTTGCACAACTGAAGTACGGGGACCAATGCGGCGTACTTTTCCGACCAGTCCGTCGATTTCCACCCAATCGCCCACTTCTATCGAGCGTTCAAAAAGCAGTAAAATCCCGGAAAAAAAATCGTTAAAAGTTTGTTGCAAACCTATCCCCACTCCTACGAGCAAAGCAACCGTCCCACCTGCAATTACCGTAATATTGACGCCTACAAAATGCAGAGCAATAAGGCCTGCAACAAAATAAATAAGGTAGTTGACCAATTGATTGAAGGCGAACTGAGAACCAATGTTGACATTCCTACGCCGATAAAAATTGCCCAAAAAAAGATGCACAATGATCCAGATGACCAGCTGCGCAAGGAGAATGACCAACGCAGCGCCCAGGACATTGGAAATCCGCAAAGCGTAGAGGTTTTTCCCGATTTTTCCCTCAAAAAAGGTAAAATCGGTATTAAACAGGCGCAACAAAAACAAACAGGTCACTACATACACCGCATATTTGATGTAGCGGTTGGAGGTATTCCAGGTGCGTTGAAGGCCACTGGTGCCACCCATGAGGATGGGATTTTTTAAATTTTCTTGAGCCTTGAAAAAACCGCGTAAGATCACCCGTCCCAAAATGAGGTCGACAATGAAGGCGATTTGCCACAACATCAAGCCTTGTATCAACGTAGATACATTGATCCGGCGGATATGATCCTCATATAAGGTATGATCCATCTTGCTGACCCACATCCAGCTTAGTACGATGCCATATAAAAACAGGGGTTGAAATCGCCGACGAACCTGCCTGCGCCGGGCCTGTTCTACCTGAAAACGCCGAAACAATTTGGGCAATATCCAGAACAAAACCAACCAATCGAGTATCAGCAGGCCAAGCACCAATAAAATGCCAAGTGTTAATTGTCCTCCACTTATTTGGAAACTACCTATTTGGAAGAGTATTTTGGACCAGAAGTTTTCCATATTCGTTAATTCAACACAAGTATTAGACTTTAGGAACATAAAGTCTATCAAAGAACGATAAAAAAAAATGATCATCCAAGGCCAGATCATCGATATTCATTTGCGTCGGATTTTTCCGGGGGAAGTACAGGTTTCTCAAGGACGCATCAAAAGCATTCGCCCCTTGGCTTCGGCCCCCCAACGGTACATCTTGCCAGGTTTGGTAGATGCTCATGTGCACATCGAAAGTTCGATGCTGGTGCCTTCCGAATTCGCCCGTTTGGCCGTAGTACACGGCACGGTAGCAACGGTATCCGATCCGCACGAAATTGCCAATGTTTTGGGCATCGCAGGAGTGGAATACATGATCCAAAATGGGCGATTGACCCCCTTTAAGTTTTATTTTGGTGCACCATCCTGTGTGCCTGCTACCGGTTTTGAAACCGCCGGAGCCAGTATTGATGCCAGTGGAGTCAAAACTTTGCTCAACATGCCAGAAATCAAATACCTGGCTGAAATGATGAATTATCCCGGCGTACTGATGGCAGATGAAGAAGTGATGGCCAAAATCAACATTGCCCAACAACTGGGCAAACCCATCGATGGACATGCTCCCGGAGTGATTGGCATGGACGCACAACGGTATTTTGGCGTAGGCATCAGCACCGATCACGAGTGTTTTACTTACGAAGAAGCGCTTGAAAAACTAAAACTGGGAGTAAAAGTCATCATCCGGGAAGGAAGCGCCGCCAAAAATTTCAATGCCCTGATTGAACTTTTGCCGCAATATCCCAAGCAAATCATGTTTTGTTCAGACGATAAACACCCCGATGATTTGATCCATGGGCACATCAACCAGTTGATTGCGCGGGCCTTGATGAATGGCTGTGATTTGTACGATACCATCCGGGCCGCTACGCTTAATCCGGTTTTGCATTACCAACTGGAAGTGGGTTTGTTGCGCGAAGGTGATCCGGCAGATTTGATTGTGGTGGAAGATTTGAGCACCTTTGAAGTCGTGGAAACCTACATCAATGGTCAAATGGTGGCCCGCCGGGGGCAAACCATGCTGGGCTCTGCCAAAGCGGAGATGCCGAACCATTTTAATACCGAATTAAAAACCCCGGAAGACTTTGTGGTAAAAGCCCAGACAGGAGCAGCCGTAAGGGTCATCGAAGCTTTGAACGGGGAGATCGTAACGCGGAGTACAACCGTTAAATTATCGATTAGCAAAGGTTGTGTATGCAGTGACCCTGCTCAGGATGTGCTAAAGATTGCGGTGGTCAATCGCTACAAAAACGCTGCTCCGGCCATCGCTTTCATCAAAAACTTTGGACTAAAAGAAGGCGCCATCGCCTCCTGCGTAGGACATGATTCGCACAATATCATTGCAGTTGGGGTGGATGACGCCTCCCTTTGTGCCGCGGTCAATGCCATCATCCGCAATCGGGGCGGCATCTCGGCGGTAAATGCAGCGGGTGAAAAGGTTTTGCCCTTGCCCGTTGCGGGCATTATGACCAATGCCGATGGTTACCAAACCGCCAAATTGTACAGCGAAATCGATCATTTTGTCAAAAACACCCTGGGTTCCACTTTAAGCGCACCATTTATGACCTTGTCCTTCATGGCATTGTTGGTCATTCCTGACCTCAAAATCAGTGACTTGGGTTTGTTCAGTGGAAAAGAATTTGCTTTTGTGGAACTGTTTATATGAGTGCTAGCACTTAAAATAGTCTGGTTGCAACAAGTCTCCTATCTTTGTGCTGCAAAAGTTTAATTCAGCGTCCATGCAAATTTTCGCCAAAATCATTTCCATCTTGTTCCACCCCTTGTTGGTCCTCACCTACATGTTGATGGTATTTCTGCTGGTTAATCCCTATCTTTTTGGTGTCCACAATATCCAGGAGCCTTTCGGAATGCAATTGATTCT includes these proteins:
- a CDS encoding mechanosensitive ion channel family protein → MENFWSKILFQIGSFQISGGQLTLGILLVLGLLILDWLVLFWILPKLFRRFQVEQARRRQVRRRFQPLFLYGIVLSWMWVSKMDHTLYEDHIRRINVSTLIQGLMLWQIAFIVDLILGRVILRGFFKAQENLKNPILMGGTSGLQRTWNTSNRYIKYAVYVVTCLFLLRLFNTDFTFFEGKIGKNLYALRISNVLGAALVILLAQLVIWIIVHLFLGNFYRRRNVNIGSQFAFNQLVNYLIYFVAGLIALHFVGVNITVIAGGTVALLVGVGIGLQQTFNDFFSGILLLFERSIEVGDWVEIDGLVGKVRRIGPRTSVVQTRDNRSVIVPNSKLVIDNVTNWSHGDDLARFQVEVGVAYGADTQLVMKLLKEVAQNHPKVLPTPEVSARLVLFGHSSLDFEVYFWSNEFMRIEDVKSDIRLGIEQKFRENKIEIPYTQTDVWVRNWQKEGS
- the ade gene encoding adenine deaminase, whose translation is MIIQGQIIDIHLRRIFPGEVQVSQGRIKSIRPLASAPQRYILPGLVDAHVHIESSMLVPSEFARLAVVHGTVATVSDPHEIANVLGIAGVEYMIQNGRLTPFKFYFGAPSCVPATGFETAGASIDASGVKTLLNMPEIKYLAEMMNYPGVLMADEEVMAKINIAQQLGKPIDGHAPGVIGMDAQRYFGVGISTDHECFTYEEALEKLKLGVKVIIREGSAAKNFNALIELLPQYPKQIMFCSDDKHPDDLIHGHINQLIARALMNGCDLYDTIRAATLNPVLHYQLEVGLLREGDPADLIVVEDLSTFEVVETYINGQMVARRGQTMLGSAKAEMPNHFNTELKTPEDFVVKAQTGAAVRVIEALNGEIVTRSTTVKLSISKGCVCSDPAQDVLKIAVVNRYKNAAPAIAFIKNFGLKEGAIASCVGHDSHNIIAVGVDDASLCAAVNAIIRNRGGISAVNAAGEKVLPLPVAGIMTNADGYQTAKLYSEIDHFVKNTLGSTLSAPFMTLSFMALLVIPDLKISDLGLFSGKEFAFVELFI